A region of Odocoileus virginianus isolate 20LAN1187 ecotype Illinois chromosome 11, Ovbor_1.2, whole genome shotgun sequence DNA encodes the following proteins:
- the ANGEL2 gene encoding protein angel homolog 2 isoform X2 — protein MEAWRCVRRGYGRCVVGRGRYPMLPHHQKSLGRDWTTPWENLQKCCWNRHISSCMRWPGHYSRAPYPYFSSRHFSLNWRPPCLFESRAPFQYWNWRPDSLSQTSLIHLSSYIMNSEGDEPSSKRRKHQGTIQRHWEYICNHNKENTKILGDENVDPVCEDSESNFDFSVMSYNILSQDLLEDNSHLYKHCRRPVLHWSFRFPNILKEIKHFDADVLCLQEVQEDHYGTEIRPSLESLGYHCEYKMRTGRKPDGCAICFKHSKFSLLSVNPVEFYRRDVPLLDRDNVGLVLLLQPKIPSAASPAICVANTHLLYNPRRGDIKLTQLAMLLAEISSVAHQKDGSLCPIVMCGDFNSVPGSPLYSFIKEGKLNYEGLAIGKVSGQEQSSRGQRILSIPIWPPNLGISQNCVYEVQQLPKVEKPDGDLTQTEPDKTEVLVTAEKLSSNLQHHFSLSSVYSHYLPDTGIPEVTTCHSRSAITVDYIFYSAEKEGVAEQPGAEVTLVGGLKLLARLSLLTEEDLWTVNGLPNENNSSDHLPLLAKFRLEL, from the exons ATGGAAGCGTGGCGCTGTGTGAGGAGGGGCTACGGCCGCTGTGTGGTGGGGAGAGGCCG ataCCCCATGTTACCCCACCACCAGAAGAGTCTGGGCAGAGACTGGACTACACCGTGGGAGAATCTGCAAAAGTGTTGCTGGAACAGACATATTTCTAGTTGTATGAGGTGGCCTGGACATTATTCTCGTGCTCCTTACCCATACTTCAGTAGTAGGCATTTCTCACTAAATTGGCGACCACCTTGTTTGTTTGAGTCTAGAGCTCCGTTTCAGTACTGGAACTGGAGACCTGACAGCCTGAGCCAGACTTCTTTGATTCATCTCTCTAGTTACATCATGAACTCTGAGGGAGATGAGCCTTCATCAAAACGAAGAAAACACCAAG GCACAATACAGCGGCATTGGGAATATATATGTAACCATAATAAAGAAAACACGAAGATCCTAGGAGACGAAAATGTTGACCCCGTATGTGAAGACAGTGAGAGCAACTTTGACTTTTCAGTGATGTCTTATAATATACTGTCACAAGATTTACTGGAAGACAATTCACACCTTTATAAACACTGCCGGCGGCCAGTATTACACTGGAGTTTTAGGTTTCCCAAtattctgaaagaaattaaacactTTGATGCAGAT GTACTTTGTTTGCAAGAAGTTCAAGAAGATCATTATGGAACCGAGATCAGGCCAAGTTTGGAATCATTGG gtTATCACTGTGAATACAAGATGCGGACAGGAAGGAAACCTGATGGCTGTGCCATTTGCTTCAAACATTCCAAATTTTCACTCTTATCAGTGAACCCAGTGGAATTCTACCGCCGTGATGTTCCTCTATTGGACAGAGACAATGTTGGATTAGTGTTGCTCTTGCAGCCCAAGATTCCAAGCGCTGCCTCCCCTGCCATCTGTGTAGCTAACACACATCTGTTGTATAACCCAAGGCGAGGTGACATTAAACTGACCCAATTGGCAATGCTTCTGGCAGAGATTTCCAGTGTTGCCCATCAGAAAGATGGCAGCCTCTGCCCCATTGTTATGTGTGGGGACTTCAATTCTGTTCCTGGTTCTCCACTCTATAGTTTTATTAAGGAGGGAAAATTGAATTACGAAGGACTTGCCATAGGAAAG GTATCTGGCCAAGAACAGTCTTCACGGGGACAAAGAATTTTATCTATTCCAATTTGGCCCCCAAACCTAGGTATCTCACAGAACTGTGTGTATGAGGTACAGCAGTTACCAAAAGTAGAAAAGCCAG ATGGTGATCTGACACAGACAGAGCCGGACAAGACAGAGGTCCTGGTGACAGCGGAAAA gTTATCTTCAAATTTACAGCACCATTTCAGCTTGTCATCTGTTTATTCACATTATTTGCCTGACACTGGAATCCCAGAAGTGACCACCTGTCATTCCCGAAGTGCCATAACTGTGgattatattttctattctgCTGAAAAGGAAGGTGTTGCAGAGCAGCCAG GAGCTGAAGTTACTTTGGTTGGTGGCTTGAAACTTCTAGCCAGACTGTCACTTCTTACAGAAGAAGACTTATGGACTGTTAACGGACTTCCAAATGAAAATAACTCTTCGGATCATCTGCCTTTATTGGCTAAATTCAGACTTGAGCTCTGA
- the ANGEL2 gene encoding protein angel homolog 2 isoform X1: MGTWRRARLNFPACFAVGPRGPASSDGEHLVLDAAKSAVEVDVVTGSRELEGRGVERWKRGAVYPMLPHHQKSLGRDWTTPWENLQKCCWNRHISSCMRWPGHYSRAPYPYFSSRHFSLNWRPPCLFESRAPFQYWNWRPDSLSQTSLIHLSSYIMNSEGDEPSSKRRKHQGTIQRHWEYICNHNKENTKILGDENVDPVCEDSESNFDFSVMSYNILSQDLLEDNSHLYKHCRRPVLHWSFRFPNILKEIKHFDADVLCLQEVQEDHYGTEIRPSLESLGYHCEYKMRTGRKPDGCAICFKHSKFSLLSVNPVEFYRRDVPLLDRDNVGLVLLLQPKIPSAASPAICVANTHLLYNPRRGDIKLTQLAMLLAEISSVAHQKDGSLCPIVMCGDFNSVPGSPLYSFIKEGKLNYEGLAIGKVSGQEQSSRGQRILSIPIWPPNLGISQNCVYEVQQLPKVEKPDGDLTQTEPDKTEVLVTAEKLSSNLQHHFSLSSVYSHYLPDTGIPEVTTCHSRSAITVDYIFYSAEKEGVAEQPGAEVTLVGGLKLLARLSLLTEEDLWTVNGLPNENNSSDHLPLLAKFRLEL, from the exons ATGGGGACTTGGCGGCGGGCAAGATTGAACTTCCCGGCATGCTTTGCAGTCGGGCCGCGAGGCCCCGCGTCTAGTGATGGGGAGCACCTGGTGCTTGACGCCGCCAAATCGGCCGTAGAGGTGGACGTTGTGACCGGGAGCCGGGAACTGGAAGGCCGCGGAGTGGAAAGATGGAAGCGTGGCGCTGT ataCCCCATGTTACCCCACCACCAGAAGAGTCTGGGCAGAGACTGGACTACACCGTGGGAGAATCTGCAAAAGTGTTGCTGGAACAGACATATTTCTAGTTGTATGAGGTGGCCTGGACATTATTCTCGTGCTCCTTACCCATACTTCAGTAGTAGGCATTTCTCACTAAATTGGCGACCACCTTGTTTGTTTGAGTCTAGAGCTCCGTTTCAGTACTGGAACTGGAGACCTGACAGCCTGAGCCAGACTTCTTTGATTCATCTCTCTAGTTACATCATGAACTCTGAGGGAGATGAGCCTTCATCAAAACGAAGAAAACACCAAG GCACAATACAGCGGCATTGGGAATATATATGTAACCATAATAAAGAAAACACGAAGATCCTAGGAGACGAAAATGTTGACCCCGTATGTGAAGACAGTGAGAGCAACTTTGACTTTTCAGTGATGTCTTATAATATACTGTCACAAGATTTACTGGAAGACAATTCACACCTTTATAAACACTGCCGGCGGCCAGTATTACACTGGAGTTTTAGGTTTCCCAAtattctgaaagaaattaaacactTTGATGCAGAT GTACTTTGTTTGCAAGAAGTTCAAGAAGATCATTATGGAACCGAGATCAGGCCAAGTTTGGAATCATTGG gtTATCACTGTGAATACAAGATGCGGACAGGAAGGAAACCTGATGGCTGTGCCATTTGCTTCAAACATTCCAAATTTTCACTCTTATCAGTGAACCCAGTGGAATTCTACCGCCGTGATGTTCCTCTATTGGACAGAGACAATGTTGGATTAGTGTTGCTCTTGCAGCCCAAGATTCCAAGCGCTGCCTCCCCTGCCATCTGTGTAGCTAACACACATCTGTTGTATAACCCAAGGCGAGGTGACATTAAACTGACCCAATTGGCAATGCTTCTGGCAGAGATTTCCAGTGTTGCCCATCAGAAAGATGGCAGCCTCTGCCCCATTGTTATGTGTGGGGACTTCAATTCTGTTCCTGGTTCTCCACTCTATAGTTTTATTAAGGAGGGAAAATTGAATTACGAAGGACTTGCCATAGGAAAG GTATCTGGCCAAGAACAGTCTTCACGGGGACAAAGAATTTTATCTATTCCAATTTGGCCCCCAAACCTAGGTATCTCACAGAACTGTGTGTATGAGGTACAGCAGTTACCAAAAGTAGAAAAGCCAG ATGGTGATCTGACACAGACAGAGCCGGACAAGACAGAGGTCCTGGTGACAGCGGAAAA gTTATCTTCAAATTTACAGCACCATTTCAGCTTGTCATCTGTTTATTCACATTATTTGCCTGACACTGGAATCCCAGAAGTGACCACCTGTCATTCCCGAAGTGCCATAACTGTGgattatattttctattctgCTGAAAAGGAAGGTGTTGCAGAGCAGCCAG GAGCTGAAGTTACTTTGGTTGGTGGCTTGAAACTTCTAGCCAGACTGTCACTTCTTACAGAAGAAGACTTATGGACTGTTAACGGACTTCCAAATGAAAATAACTCTTCGGATCATCTGCCTTTATTGGCTAAATTCAGACTTGAGCTCTGA
- the ANGEL2 gene encoding protein angel homolog 2 isoform X5 gives MSYNILSQDLLEDNSHLYKHCRRPVLHWSFRFPNILKEIKHFDADVLCLQEVQEDHYGTEIRPSLESLGYHCEYKMRTGRKPDGCAICFKHSKFSLLSVNPVEFYRRDVPLLDRDNVGLVLLLQPKIPSAASPAICVANTHLLYNPRRGDIKLTQLAMLLAEISSVAHQKDGSLCPIVMCGDFNSVPGSPLYSFIKEGKLNYEGLAIGKVSGQEQSSRGQRILSIPIWPPNLGISQNCVYEVQQLPKVEKPDGDLTQTEPDKTEVLVTAEKLSSNLQHHFSLSSVYSHYLPDTGIPEVTTCHSRSAITVDYIFYSAEKEGVAEQPGAEVTLVGGLKLLARLSLLTEEDLWTVNGLPNENNSSDHLPLLAKFRLEL, from the exons ATGTCTTATAATATACTGTCACAAGATTTACTGGAAGACAATTCACACCTTTATAAACACTGCCGGCGGCCAGTATTACACTGGAGTTTTAGGTTTCCCAAtattctgaaagaaattaaacactTTGATGCAGAT GTACTTTGTTTGCAAGAAGTTCAAGAAGATCATTATGGAACCGAGATCAGGCCAAGTTTGGAATCATTGG gtTATCACTGTGAATACAAGATGCGGACAGGAAGGAAACCTGATGGCTGTGCCATTTGCTTCAAACATTCCAAATTTTCACTCTTATCAGTGAACCCAGTGGAATTCTACCGCCGTGATGTTCCTCTATTGGACAGAGACAATGTTGGATTAGTGTTGCTCTTGCAGCCCAAGATTCCAAGCGCTGCCTCCCCTGCCATCTGTGTAGCTAACACACATCTGTTGTATAACCCAAGGCGAGGTGACATTAAACTGACCCAATTGGCAATGCTTCTGGCAGAGATTTCCAGTGTTGCCCATCAGAAAGATGGCAGCCTCTGCCCCATTGTTATGTGTGGGGACTTCAATTCTGTTCCTGGTTCTCCACTCTATAGTTTTATTAAGGAGGGAAAATTGAATTACGAAGGACTTGCCATAGGAAAG GTATCTGGCCAAGAACAGTCTTCACGGGGACAAAGAATTTTATCTATTCCAATTTGGCCCCCAAACCTAGGTATCTCACAGAACTGTGTGTATGAGGTACAGCAGTTACCAAAAGTAGAAAAGCCAG ATGGTGATCTGACACAGACAGAGCCGGACAAGACAGAGGTCCTGGTGACAGCGGAAAA gTTATCTTCAAATTTACAGCACCATTTCAGCTTGTCATCTGTTTATTCACATTATTTGCCTGACACTGGAATCCCAGAAGTGACCACCTGTCATTCCCGAAGTGCCATAACTGTGgattatattttctattctgCTGAAAAGGAAGGTGTTGCAGAGCAGCCAG GAGCTGAAGTTACTTTGGTTGGTGGCTTGAAACTTCTAGCCAGACTGTCACTTCTTACAGAAGAAGACTTATGGACTGTTAACGGACTTCCAAATGAAAATAACTCTTCGGATCATCTGCCTTTATTGGCTAAATTCAGACTTGAGCTCTGA
- the ANGEL2 gene encoding protein angel homolog 2 isoform X3 has protein sequence MLPHHQKSLGRDWTTPWENLQKCCWNRHISSCMRWPGHYSRAPYPYFSSRHFSLNWRPPCLFESRAPFQYWNWRPDSLSQTSLIHLSSYIMNSEGDEPSSKRRKHQGTIQRHWEYICNHNKENTKILGDENVDPVCEDSESNFDFSVMSYNILSQDLLEDNSHLYKHCRRPVLHWSFRFPNILKEIKHFDADVLCLQEVQEDHYGTEIRPSLESLGYHCEYKMRTGRKPDGCAICFKHSKFSLLSVNPVEFYRRDVPLLDRDNVGLVLLLQPKIPSAASPAICVANTHLLYNPRRGDIKLTQLAMLLAEISSVAHQKDGSLCPIVMCGDFNSVPGSPLYSFIKEGKLNYEGLAIGKVSGQEQSSRGQRILSIPIWPPNLGISQNCVYEVQQLPKVEKPDGDLTQTEPDKTEVLVTAEKLSSNLQHHFSLSSVYSHYLPDTGIPEVTTCHSRSAITVDYIFYSAEKEGVAEQPGAEVTLVGGLKLLARLSLLTEEDLWTVNGLPNENNSSDHLPLLAKFRLEL, from the exons ATGTTACCCCACCACCAGAAGAGTCTGGGCAGAGACTGGACTACACCGTGGGAGAATCTGCAAAAGTGTTGCTGGAACAGACATATTTCTAGTTGTATGAGGTGGCCTGGACATTATTCTCGTGCTCCTTACCCATACTTCAGTAGTAGGCATTTCTCACTAAATTGGCGACCACCTTGTTTGTTTGAGTCTAGAGCTCCGTTTCAGTACTGGAACTGGAGACCTGACAGCCTGAGCCAGACTTCTTTGATTCATCTCTCTAGTTACATCATGAACTCTGAGGGAGATGAGCCTTCATCAAAACGAAGAAAACACCAAG GCACAATACAGCGGCATTGGGAATATATATGTAACCATAATAAAGAAAACACGAAGATCCTAGGAGACGAAAATGTTGACCCCGTATGTGAAGACAGTGAGAGCAACTTTGACTTTTCAGTGATGTCTTATAATATACTGTCACAAGATTTACTGGAAGACAATTCACACCTTTATAAACACTGCCGGCGGCCAGTATTACACTGGAGTTTTAGGTTTCCCAAtattctgaaagaaattaaacactTTGATGCAGAT GTACTTTGTTTGCAAGAAGTTCAAGAAGATCATTATGGAACCGAGATCAGGCCAAGTTTGGAATCATTGG gtTATCACTGTGAATACAAGATGCGGACAGGAAGGAAACCTGATGGCTGTGCCATTTGCTTCAAACATTCCAAATTTTCACTCTTATCAGTGAACCCAGTGGAATTCTACCGCCGTGATGTTCCTCTATTGGACAGAGACAATGTTGGATTAGTGTTGCTCTTGCAGCCCAAGATTCCAAGCGCTGCCTCCCCTGCCATCTGTGTAGCTAACACACATCTGTTGTATAACCCAAGGCGAGGTGACATTAAACTGACCCAATTGGCAATGCTTCTGGCAGAGATTTCCAGTGTTGCCCATCAGAAAGATGGCAGCCTCTGCCCCATTGTTATGTGTGGGGACTTCAATTCTGTTCCTGGTTCTCCACTCTATAGTTTTATTAAGGAGGGAAAATTGAATTACGAAGGACTTGCCATAGGAAAG GTATCTGGCCAAGAACAGTCTTCACGGGGACAAAGAATTTTATCTATTCCAATTTGGCCCCCAAACCTAGGTATCTCACAGAACTGTGTGTATGAGGTACAGCAGTTACCAAAAGTAGAAAAGCCAG ATGGTGATCTGACACAGACAGAGCCGGACAAGACAGAGGTCCTGGTGACAGCGGAAAA gTTATCTTCAAATTTACAGCACCATTTCAGCTTGTCATCTGTTTATTCACATTATTTGCCTGACACTGGAATCCCAGAAGTGACCACCTGTCATTCCCGAAGTGCCATAACTGTGgattatattttctattctgCTGAAAAGGAAGGTGTTGCAGAGCAGCCAG GAGCTGAAGTTACTTTGGTTGGTGGCTTGAAACTTCTAGCCAGACTGTCACTTCTTACAGAAGAAGACTTATGGACTGTTAACGGACTTCCAAATGAAAATAACTCTTCGGATCATCTGCCTTTATTGGCTAAATTCAGACTTGAGCTCTGA
- the ANGEL2 gene encoding protein angel homolog 2 isoform X4, with amino-acid sequence MEGTIQRHWEYICNHNKENTKILGDENVDPVCEDSESNFDFSVMSYNILSQDLLEDNSHLYKHCRRPVLHWSFRFPNILKEIKHFDADVLCLQEVQEDHYGTEIRPSLESLGYHCEYKMRTGRKPDGCAICFKHSKFSLLSVNPVEFYRRDVPLLDRDNVGLVLLLQPKIPSAASPAICVANTHLLYNPRRGDIKLTQLAMLLAEISSVAHQKDGSLCPIVMCGDFNSVPGSPLYSFIKEGKLNYEGLAIGKVSGQEQSSRGQRILSIPIWPPNLGISQNCVYEVQQLPKVEKPDGDLTQTEPDKTEVLVTAEKLSSNLQHHFSLSSVYSHYLPDTGIPEVTTCHSRSAITVDYIFYSAEKEGVAEQPGAEVTLVGGLKLLARLSLLTEEDLWTVNGLPNENNSSDHLPLLAKFRLEL; translated from the exons ATGGAAG GCACAATACAGCGGCATTGGGAATATATATGTAACCATAATAAAGAAAACACGAAGATCCTAGGAGACGAAAATGTTGACCCCGTATGTGAAGACAGTGAGAGCAACTTTGACTTTTCAGTGATGTCTTATAATATACTGTCACAAGATTTACTGGAAGACAATTCACACCTTTATAAACACTGCCGGCGGCCAGTATTACACTGGAGTTTTAGGTTTCCCAAtattctgaaagaaattaaacactTTGATGCAGAT GTACTTTGTTTGCAAGAAGTTCAAGAAGATCATTATGGAACCGAGATCAGGCCAAGTTTGGAATCATTGG gtTATCACTGTGAATACAAGATGCGGACAGGAAGGAAACCTGATGGCTGTGCCATTTGCTTCAAACATTCCAAATTTTCACTCTTATCAGTGAACCCAGTGGAATTCTACCGCCGTGATGTTCCTCTATTGGACAGAGACAATGTTGGATTAGTGTTGCTCTTGCAGCCCAAGATTCCAAGCGCTGCCTCCCCTGCCATCTGTGTAGCTAACACACATCTGTTGTATAACCCAAGGCGAGGTGACATTAAACTGACCCAATTGGCAATGCTTCTGGCAGAGATTTCCAGTGTTGCCCATCAGAAAGATGGCAGCCTCTGCCCCATTGTTATGTGTGGGGACTTCAATTCTGTTCCTGGTTCTCCACTCTATAGTTTTATTAAGGAGGGAAAATTGAATTACGAAGGACTTGCCATAGGAAAG GTATCTGGCCAAGAACAGTCTTCACGGGGACAAAGAATTTTATCTATTCCAATTTGGCCCCCAAACCTAGGTATCTCACAGAACTGTGTGTATGAGGTACAGCAGTTACCAAAAGTAGAAAAGCCAG ATGGTGATCTGACACAGACAGAGCCGGACAAGACAGAGGTCCTGGTGACAGCGGAAAA gTTATCTTCAAATTTACAGCACCATTTCAGCTTGTCATCTGTTTATTCACATTATTTGCCTGACACTGGAATCCCAGAAGTGACCACCTGTCATTCCCGAAGTGCCATAACTGTGgattatattttctattctgCTGAAAAGGAAGGTGTTGCAGAGCAGCCAG GAGCTGAAGTTACTTTGGTTGGTGGCTTGAAACTTCTAGCCAGACTGTCACTTCTTACAGAAGAAGACTTATGGACTGTTAACGGACTTCCAAATGAAAATAACTCTTCGGATCATCTGCCTTTATTGGCTAAATTCAGACTTGAGCTCTGA